A single Lactuca sativa cultivar Salinas chromosome 8, Lsat_Salinas_v11, whole genome shotgun sequence DNA region contains:
- the LOC111910446 gene encoding uncharacterized protein LOC111910446, whose protein sequence is MEDVLTEQPPPSRFFLEDLNNFTPPSPPLPSPFLFLSSPNSKTTLQPSLLIIALSPPSLSLLHHLSSKTLIGTLILPEISPSGNTITPSPKDKSCNLYAINDSIILANFQYSVPSERTHAIAKTLIGEHILPKRVLILDSIQRRNFRGRISTDDTFAMKLETTAERKEAPLLKSLDYLPSGSVVEGLGAALLGRCQMKGIKGILCVTWPEVGGSVTSMVKSLLLKDVFNGMEVRFDDNGEDEGLKFGLKNHYFDSELYT, encoded by the coding sequence ATGGAAGATGTACTAACAGAACAACCACCTCCTTCAAGGTTCTTCTTAGAAGATCTCAATAACTTCACCCCACCCTCACCTCCCCTCCCATCCCCCTTCTTATTCCTCTCttctccaaattccaaaactaccCTTCAACCCTCTCTCCTAATCATCGCCCTTTCTCCCCCATCTCTCTCCTTACTCCACCACCTATCCTCAAAAACCCTAATCGGAACCCTAATTCTACCCGAAATCTCCCCCTCAGGAAACACCATCACCCCATCTCCAAAAGACAAATCTTGCAACTTATACGCCATTAATGACTCCATAATCCTTGCAAACTTCCAATACTCAGTTCCTTCAGAAAGAACACATGCGAttgccaaaaccctaattggcGAACATATTCTTCCCAAAAGGGTTTTGATTCTTGATTCGATTCAAAGGCGTAACTTTCGTGGAAGAATCTCAACAGATGATACATTTGCAATGAAGCTAGAGACAACAGCTGAAAGAAAAGAAGCTCCATTGTTGAAAAGCTTGGACTATTTGCCCTCAGGAAGTGTTGTTGAAGGGTTGGGTGCTGCTTTGTTGGGACGGTGCCAGATGAAGGGTATAAAGGGAATTTTGTGTGTGACATGGCCAGAGGTTGGTGGCTCTGTTACATCAATGGTTAAAAGTTTATTGCTTAAAGATGTTTTCAATGGAATGGAAGTTAGATTTGATGATAATGGTGAAGATGAAGGGTTGAAGTTTGGTCTTAAGAATCATTACTTTGATTCTGAATTATACACTTAG